A genomic stretch from Longimicrobium sp. includes:
- a CDS encoding twin-arginine translocase TatA/TatE family subunit — protein MPFGLGFGELVLIFGVLLLLFGAKRLPELAGGMGKGIRDFKRSLNGLDDESIQANAQQNYLQSPPPGAPVHTSAPVESEPTRVG, from the coding sequence ATGCCTTTCGGACTTGGTTTCGGCGAGCTGGTACTGATCTTCGGCGTGCTGCTGCTCCTGTTCGGCGCCAAGCGGCTGCCCGAGCTGGCCGGCGGCATGGGCAAGGGAATCCGCGACTTCAAGCGCTCGCTGAACGGGCTTGACGACGAGAGCATCCAGGCCAACGCGCAGCAGAACTACCTGCAGTCGCCGCCTCCCGGGGCCCCGGTGCATACCTCCGCCCCGGTCGAGAGCGAGCCGACCCGCGTCGGCTGA
- the wrbA gene encoding NAD(P)H:quinone oxidoreductase, whose product MATNVLVIYYSSYGHTARMAQSVAEGARGAEPDVEVRVVRIPELEEARRAMSTQEWYVKAQEAHADIPEATLDDLRWADGIIWGMPTRFGNMSAQVKQFIDTAGGLWANGELEDKATGIFTSSATIHGGQETTVITGLVPLLHLGMIFVGTPYGQNPQILTTDGIGGSPYGPGTLAGNDGSRQPEERELTTARNLGSRVAKVARRLKSLRATQEHGQQPDAPQYEGQ is encoded by the coding sequence ATGGCGACAAACGTTCTGGTGATCTACTACAGCAGCTACGGGCACACGGCGCGGATGGCGCAATCCGTGGCCGAGGGCGCCCGCGGGGCCGAGCCCGACGTGGAGGTGCGCGTGGTGCGCATTCCCGAGCTGGAGGAGGCGCGCCGCGCCATGTCTACACAGGAGTGGTACGTAAAGGCGCAGGAGGCGCACGCCGACATCCCGGAAGCCACGCTCGACGACCTGCGCTGGGCCGACGGCATCATCTGGGGGATGCCCACGCGCTTCGGCAACATGTCGGCGCAGGTCAAGCAGTTCATCGACACGGCGGGCGGGCTGTGGGCAAACGGCGAGCTCGAGGACAAGGCCACGGGCATCTTCACGAGTTCGGCCACCATCCATGGAGGGCAGGAGACGACGGTCATCACGGGCCTGGTGCCGCTGCTTCACTTGGGGATGATCTTCGTGGGCACGCCGTACGGGCAGAACCCGCAGATCCTGACGACGGACGGCATCGGCGGGTCGCCGTACGGGCCGGGAACGCTGGCGGGGAACGACGGATCGCGCCAGCCGGAGGAGCGCGAGCTGACGACGGCGCGCAACCTGGGAAGCCGGGTGGCCAAGGTTGCCCGCCGGCTGAAGAGCCTGCGCGCCACCCAGGAGCACGGCCAGCAGCCCGACGCGCCGCAGTACGAGGGGCAGTAG
- a CDS encoding right-handed parallel beta-helix repeat-containing protein: MAEVRGQLLDEGGAVYNVKAYKTTTNSWADAIRAAIGAAQPVGGTVLFPPGTYTVGESIKVPSGITLAGSGMYSSIVKHTIDPKASYNNNADAMFDLSPVAPATETKNVRIVDLGMEGKNTTRILAPEGPIPRHVFMGSVEGSLVHHVTVERCRFDASYGAGIGGFDPKHVIVRDCSASGNGENGINVNGFHHQIVRNRGENNGSAFIEAAVGFTLVSQNYARGNNNKGIVVGGFTSTDANARGWYNVVTDNICIQNQGGLALAGNTCFSLVANNICHANRLWGILVTTHAGVTQHNLVHNNICTANGDPGSSNFYGIFIDAPEVRVTNNKLADVPTVVADVDPGTAARQKYGVLMYSGANHDVVGNDSRGHGIVDYSFEGANPPTNVVFQRWRAEPDTKTYVGPGATFKS, from the coding sequence ATGGCCGAGGTCAGAGGACAGTTGCTGGATGAAGGCGGAGCCGTCTACAACGTAAAGGCCTACAAGACCACCACCAACTCCTGGGCGGACGCCATCCGCGCCGCCATCGGCGCGGCCCAGCCGGTGGGTGGTACGGTCCTGTTCCCGCCGGGAACGTACACCGTCGGCGAGTCCATCAAGGTGCCCTCGGGGATCACGCTGGCGGGCTCGGGGATGTACTCTTCCATCGTCAAGCACACCATCGATCCCAAGGCGTCGTACAACAACAACGCCGACGCGATGTTCGACCTGTCGCCCGTGGCCCCGGCGACGGAAACGAAGAACGTGCGCATCGTGGATCTCGGCATGGAGGGCAAGAACACCACGCGGATCCTCGCACCCGAGGGCCCCATTCCCCGGCACGTCTTCATGGGCAGCGTGGAGGGCAGCTTGGTGCACCACGTCACGGTAGAGCGGTGCCGGTTCGACGCCAGCTACGGCGCCGGGATCGGCGGGTTCGATCCGAAGCACGTCATCGTGCGCGACTGCAGCGCCAGCGGCAACGGCGAGAACGGCATCAACGTGAACGGATTCCACCACCAGATCGTCCGCAATCGAGGCGAGAACAACGGCAGCGCCTTCATCGAGGCCGCCGTCGGGTTCACCCTGGTGTCGCAGAACTACGCTCGAGGGAACAACAACAAGGGCATCGTGGTGGGCGGGTTCACGAGCACCGACGCCAACGCGAGGGGCTGGTACAACGTGGTCACCGACAACATCTGCATTCAGAACCAGGGCGGGCTGGCGCTGGCGGGAAACACCTGCTTCTCGCTCGTCGCCAACAACATCTGCCACGCCAATCGGCTCTGGGGTATCCTGGTGACCACCCACGCCGGTGTCACGCAGCACAACCTCGTGCACAACAACATCTGCACGGCGAACGGCGACCCCGGCTCCTCGAACTTCTACGGCATCTTCATCGACGCCCCCGAGGTGCGCGTGACCAACAACAAGCTCGCCGACGTGCCCACGGTCGTCGCCGACGTGGATCCGGGAACGGCGGCGCGCCAGAAATACGGGGTCCTGATGTACAGCGGCGCCAACCACGACGTCGTCGGCAACGACTCGCGCGGGCACGGAATCGTGGATTACAGCTTCGAAGGGGCGAACCCGCCCACGAACGTCGTCTTCCAGCGCTGGCGGGCGGAGCCTGACACCAAGACCTACGTGGGTCCGGGCGCGACGTTCAAGAGCTGA
- a CDS encoding ATP-binding protein, whose protein sequence is MIATLTNPAQLDVLRAADLLAGERIEAFDRLARAAARATHAPVAQVNLLTADEQLPLACYGPEPWTSAGAVPLDFSYCKHVVGTARPLRVADAREHPLTRDSRATTESGIAAYAAAPLTTDHGHTLGTLCVFDFHPREWTDEHMEILDDLAALAVSEIQARVAARRQTREAVAASEARYRALADDALDTSEVGTIILDAEFRVIWVNRAIERFFDVERVRILGRDKRLLLHEELKHRVEDSDGFERLLRAIYAANDSVAEFECRLKDGRWLAHWSRPIHSGVYAGGRIEHYYDVTEAKRAESVLREHARVAETLHSLGESFASELNLEALVERVTDAATALTGAQFGAFFYNQKNEAGESYTLYTISGVPREAFSKFPNPRNTPVFHPTFAGEGVVRSDDITQDPRYGTMGPHFGMPKGHLPVRSYLAVPVTSSSGEVIGGIFLGHEGAALFSETHERLAVGIASWAAVAVDNARLYDAERRARAAAEEANRAKADFLATMSHELRTPLNATIGYSDLLLMGIPEAIPTASQAQVRRIGASARHLLELIEEILSFSRIEAGRERVDVEEFDVVELAVGVGEMLEPLAGQQGLAFHVGVPDGPVPMRSDARKIRQILLNLLSNAIKFTEAGSVELQVTAREGEMEFVVADTGIGISPEHLARVFEPFYQAETAKHLRVSGTGLGLALVRQVSEMLGGGVSVESTPGQGTRFTVRLPRELPFES, encoded by the coding sequence TTGATCGCCACATTGACGAACCCCGCCCAGCTGGACGTGCTGCGTGCGGCGGACCTGCTGGCGGGCGAGCGCATAGAGGCGTTCGACCGGCTGGCCCGGGCGGCTGCCCGCGCCACGCACGCGCCCGTCGCGCAGGTGAACCTGCTGACCGCCGACGAGCAGCTGCCGCTGGCCTGCTACGGGCCGGAGCCGTGGACCTCGGCTGGGGCCGTTCCGCTGGACTTCTCGTACTGCAAGCACGTCGTGGGGACGGCCAGGCCGCTGCGGGTGGCCGATGCGCGCGAGCACCCGCTGACCCGCGACAGCCGCGCGACCACGGAATCGGGGATCGCCGCCTACGCCGCGGCACCGCTGACGACGGACCACGGCCATACGCTGGGCACCCTGTGCGTCTTCGACTTCCACCCGCGCGAGTGGACCGACGAGCACATGGAGATCCTGGACGACCTGGCGGCGCTGGCCGTTTCGGAGATCCAGGCGCGCGTGGCCGCCCGCCGGCAAACGCGCGAAGCCGTGGCCGCGAGCGAGGCGCGCTACCGCGCCCTGGCCGACGATGCGCTCGACACGTCGGAGGTGGGCACCATCATCCTGGACGCCGAGTTCCGGGTGATCTGGGTGAACCGCGCGATCGAGCGCTTCTTCGACGTGGAGCGGGTTCGCATCCTCGGCCGCGACAAGCGGCTGCTGCTTCACGAGGAGCTGAAGCACCGCGTGGAGGACTCCGACGGCTTCGAGCGGCTGCTGCGGGCCATCTACGCCGCCAACGACTCCGTCGCCGAGTTCGAGTGCCGGCTCAAGGACGGGCGCTGGCTGGCGCACTGGAGCCGCCCCATCCACTCCGGCGTGTACGCGGGCGGGCGGATCGAGCACTACTACGACGTCACCGAGGCCAAGCGCGCCGAGTCGGTGCTGCGCGAGCACGCCCGCGTGGCCGAGACGCTCCATTCATTGGGGGAGTCGTTCGCCTCGGAGCTGAACCTGGAGGCGCTGGTGGAGCGCGTGACCGACGCGGCCACCGCGCTCACCGGCGCCCAGTTCGGCGCCTTCTTCTACAACCAGAAGAACGAGGCCGGCGAGTCGTACACGCTGTACACCATCTCCGGGGTGCCGCGCGAGGCGTTCTCGAAGTTTCCCAATCCCCGCAACACGCCGGTGTTCCATCCCACCTTCGCGGGCGAGGGGGTGGTGCGCAGCGACGACATCACCCAGGACCCGCGGTACGGCACGATGGGCCCGCACTTCGGCATGCCCAAGGGGCACCTGCCGGTGCGCAGCTACCTGGCGGTGCCCGTCACCTCCAGCTCGGGCGAGGTGATCGGGGGGATCTTCCTGGGGCACGAGGGGGCCGCCCTGTTCAGCGAGACCCACGAGCGGCTGGCGGTGGGCATCGCCTCGTGGGCGGCCGTGGCGGTGGACAACGCGCGCCTGTACGATGCCGAGCGCCGGGCCCGCGCCGCCGCGGAGGAGGCCAACCGCGCCAAGGCCGACTTCCTGGCCACCATGAGCCACGAGCTGCGCACGCCGCTGAACGCCACCATCGGCTACTCCGACCTGCTGCTGATGGGCATTCCCGAGGCCATCCCCACCGCGTCGCAGGCCCAGGTGCGGCGCATCGGCGCCAGCGCGCGGCATCTGCTGGAGCTGATCGAGGAAATCCTGAGCTTCAGCCGCATCGAGGCCGGGCGCGAGCGGGTGGACGTGGAGGAGTTCGACGTGGTGGAGCTGGCCGTGGGCGTGGGCGAGATGCTGGAGCCGCTTGCGGGGCAGCAGGGGCTGGCCTTCCACGTCGGGGTGCCTGACGGGCCGGTGCCCATGCGTTCGGACGCGCGCAAGATCCGGCAGATCCTGCTGAACCTCCTTTCCAACGCCATCAAGTTCACGGAGGCGGGGTCGGTGGAGCTGCAGGTGACGGCCCGGGAGGGCGAGATGGAGTTCGTGGTGGCCGACACGGGGATCGGTATTTCGCCCGAGCACCTGGCGCGCGTGTTCGAGCCGTTCTACCAGGCCGAAACGGCCAAGCACCTGCGGGTGAGCGGCACGGGGCTGGGGCTGGCCCTGGTGCGGCAGGTTTCGGAGATGTTGGGCGGCGGCGTGTCGGTGGAAAGCACGCCGGGACAGGGCACGCGCTTCACCGTTCGCCTTCCGCGCGAGCTGCCGTTCGAGTCCTGA
- a CDS encoding AI-2E family transporter, producing the protein MDYAQIRRGPLPFLVGAAAVVILVAGMRAASGILNPMLMAGFLALLFQPLTRRLRRWGMAGGLAVTLVVIGVVISGLLLIAFVGESLRQIAVEFPSTRAELDAMIGGLSATLATYGIDAGSYLQSALRGPAVGRAALNVSGSLAATLSNLALTMFIFAFMLGGMWQLERRAQAGSRDHSPLAARFLGFSETIRRYMGVRAVLGLVAAILNYVLLLVLGVDYALLWAVLSFLLSFVPNIGFTLSLVPPTLLALVDSGWQSALIVFIGYQVINNVLDNVIGPKVVGKQMQMSALLSFLSVIFWAWVLGPTGAILAVPLTVLIRDLAFGPMSPPDIGPPRPVTNSAVPAPYAPEPAPG; encoded by the coding sequence ATGGATTACGCACAGATCCGCCGTGGTCCCCTGCCCTTTCTCGTGGGCGCGGCAGCCGTCGTCATCCTGGTCGCGGGAATGCGCGCGGCGTCGGGAATCCTGAACCCCATGCTGATGGCGGGCTTCCTGGCCCTGCTCTTTCAGCCGCTCACCCGCAGGCTGCGCCGGTGGGGGATGGCGGGCGGGCTGGCGGTGACGCTCGTGGTGATCGGCGTCGTGATCTCGGGCCTGCTGCTGATCGCCTTCGTGGGCGAGTCGCTGCGGCAGATCGCGGTGGAGTTTCCCAGCACCCGCGCGGAGCTCGATGCCATGATCGGCGGGCTCTCCGCCACGCTGGCCACGTACGGCATCGACGCGGGATCGTACCTGCAGAGCGCGCTCCGCGGGCCGGCGGTCGGGCGGGCGGCGCTGAACGTGTCGGGGAGCCTGGCGGCCACGCTGAGCAACCTGGCGCTGACGATGTTCATCTTCGCCTTCATGCTGGGCGGCATGTGGCAGCTGGAGCGGCGCGCCCAGGCGGGCTCGCGGGACCACAGCCCGCTGGCCGCGCGGTTCCTGGGATTTTCGGAGACCATTCGCCGCTACATGGGCGTGCGCGCGGTGCTGGGGCTGGTGGCGGCCATCCTGAACTACGTGCTGCTGCTGGTGCTGGGCGTGGACTACGCGCTGCTGTGGGCGGTGCTCTCGTTCCTGCTGAGCTTCGTTCCCAACATCGGCTTCACGCTGTCGCTGGTGCCGCCCACGCTGCTGGCGCTGGTAGACAGCGGGTGGCAGAGCGCGCTGATCGTCTTCATCGGCTACCAGGTGATCAACAACGTCCTCGACAACGTCATCGGGCCCAAGGTGGTGGGCAAGCAGATGCAGATGTCGGCGCTGCTCAGCTTTCTGTCGGTGATCTTCTGGGCGTGGGTGCTGGGCCCCACCGGCGCCATCCTGGCGGTGCCGCTCACGGTGCTGATCCGCGACCTGGCGTTCGGCCCGATGTCGCCGCCGGACATCGGCCCTCCCCGGCCCGTCACGAACTCCGCGGTACCCGCTCCCTACGCGCCGGAGCCGGCGCCCGGCTGA
- a CDS encoding polysaccharide deacetylase family protein, translated as MMNRSEWAQKAAAAALLVLLAACGGGDGKGEGDGEQANDSATAAAAPGDTGAASGAQPGQTANNLPAGPTTQLPPNELGRIMVLEYHRTGSPEGEFVRTLENFRKDIRTLYEAGYRPVTMRQVLEGNIDIPRGTTPVVFTMDDATRGQFYLTANGEVDPNTMMGSWMSFKRENPGWGPGGMVWCILPAASHPSNFFGETKDRDTPREQREANIRKKMEMIVRDGHEVCNHTLYHARLDRAANDQQAQDWIGIGEDSIKAYLPQDYDIVTFALPLGMWPRNKPLAWAGTYRNGKRYENKVVLEVSGGPSVTPWDTRWDPHSVDRFIVGPGQLERQLQRWEQDPTNRYVSDGDPRTISYPATMAQYLNRSALGGRTPREVAGAPAAAAPAAGGAQPAAPAAGGTTGR; from the coding sequence ATGATGAACCGATCGGAGTGGGCGCAGAAGGCCGCCGCCGCGGCGCTGCTGGTGCTGCTGGCCGCCTGCGGTGGCGGCGACGGCAAGGGCGAGGGCGACGGCGAGCAGGCCAACGACAGCGCCACGGCAGCGGCGGCGCCCGGCGACACCGGCGCCGCGTCGGGCGCGCAGCCCGGGCAGACGGCCAACAACCTTCCCGCGGGCCCCACGACGCAGCTGCCGCCCAACGAGCTGGGCCGCATCATGGTGCTGGAGTACCACCGCACCGGCAGCCCCGAGGGCGAGTTCGTCCGCACGCTGGAGAACTTCCGCAAGGACATCCGCACGCTGTACGAGGCGGGATATCGCCCCGTGACCATGCGCCAGGTGCTGGAGGGGAACATCGACATTCCGCGCGGCACCACGCCCGTCGTCTTTACGATGGACGACGCCACGCGGGGCCAGTTCTACCTGACGGCCAACGGCGAGGTGGACCCCAACACCATGATGGGGTCGTGGATGTCGTTCAAGCGCGAGAACCCGGGATGGGGGCCGGGCGGCATGGTGTGGTGCATCCTGCCCGCCGCGAGCCATCCGTCCAACTTCTTCGGCGAGACCAAGGACCGCGACACGCCGCGGGAGCAGCGCGAGGCCAACATCCGCAAGAAGATGGAGATGATCGTCCGCGACGGACACGAGGTGTGCAACCACACCCTGTACCACGCGCGGCTGGACCGGGCGGCGAACGACCAGCAGGCGCAGGACTGGATCGGCATCGGCGAAGACAGCATCAAGGCGTACCTGCCGCAGGACTACGACATCGTGACGTTCGCGCTGCCCTTGGGCATGTGGCCGCGCAACAAGCCGCTGGCGTGGGCGGGCACGTACCGCAACGGCAAGCGCTATGAGAACAAGGTGGTGCTCGAGGTGTCGGGCGGGCCCAGCGTTACGCCCTGGGACACGCGGTGGGATCCCCACTCGGTGGACCGCTTCATCGTAGGGCCGGGGCAGCTGGAGCGGCAGCTTCAGCGGTGGGAGCAGGACCCCACCAATCGCTACGTGTCGGACGGCGACCCGCGGACGATCAGCTACCCCGCGACCATGGCGCAGTACCTGAACCGCTCGGCGCTGGGCGGACGCACGCCGCGCGAGGTGGCCGGCGCACCCGCCGCGGCCGCTCCCGCCGCCGGCGGCGCGCAGCCCGCCGCGCCGGCCGCCGGGGGAACGACCGGGCGGTGA
- a CDS encoding undecaprenyl-diphosphate phosphatase gives MDVMLLLKAAVMGLVEGATEFIPVSSTGHLILAGKWLGFDSYANHETFDVFIQLGAILAVVWLYRQKVFGVLAAAPRDPNARRLIWNLLIAFAPAALVGFFARDFIKEKLFDTTIVAIALVLGGIAILLVEHWHKTRVVTTESVDDIRPPTALGVGLAQLLSLVPGVSRSGATIMGGLSLGMSRLAATEFSFFLAIPVMVAASGFDLFKSRHLLSAADAPVFAVGFVVSFIAAMIVIRALIRFVSSNTFVPFAWYRIVVGLVLLAVAWTTRGG, from the coding sequence ATGGATGTGATGCTGTTGCTGAAGGCCGCCGTCATGGGGCTGGTCGAGGGAGCCACGGAGTTCATTCCCGTGTCGTCCACGGGACACCTGATCCTGGCCGGCAAGTGGCTGGGCTTCGACTCGTACGCCAACCACGAGACGTTCGACGTCTTCATCCAGCTCGGCGCCATCCTGGCCGTCGTCTGGCTGTACCGGCAGAAGGTGTTCGGCGTGCTCGCCGCCGCGCCGCGCGACCCCAACGCCCGCCGGCTGATCTGGAACCTGCTGATCGCCTTCGCCCCGGCGGCGCTGGTGGGCTTCTTCGCGCGCGACTTCATCAAGGAAAAGCTCTTCGACACCACCATCGTGGCGATTGCGCTGGTCCTGGGCGGCATCGCCATCCTGCTGGTGGAGCACTGGCACAAGACCCGGGTGGTGACCACGGAAAGCGTGGACGACATCCGGCCGCCGACGGCCTTGGGCGTGGGGCTGGCGCAGCTGCTTTCGCTCGTTCCCGGCGTGTCGCGCTCCGGCGCCACCATCATGGGCGGGCTGTCGCTGGGAATGTCGCGCCTGGCCGCGACCGAGTTCTCGTTCTTCCTGGCCATCCCCGTGATGGTGGCCGCCAGCGGCTTCGACCTGTTCAAGAGCCGCCACCTGCTGTCGGCGGCGGACGCGCCGGTGTTCGCCGTGGGCTTCGTGGTGTCGTTCATCGCGGCGATGATCGTCATCCGGGCCCTGATCCGCTTCGTGTCGAGCAACACCTTCGTGCCGTTCGCCTGGTACCGCATCGTCGTGGGCCTGGTGCTGCTTGCCGTGGCCTGGACGACCCGGGGCGGCTGA